DNA from Massilia antarctica:
GCCTGGCCGGCGAAACCCGTGCCACCGGGCCGGCGCGCCGCATCGCCGCGCTGCTCGGCGTGTCCGAACTGCGCGCCTCGCAGGCGGTCGACCTGCCGGCGCTGGCCATGGCGCGCGGCATCGGCGACACCCGCGCCGACCACGAAGTCTATCTGATGGCGCTCGCCCGCATGGCGCGCACCAGCCAGAAGCTGGCCGTGGTCGCGCTGGAAAAGAACGCGCCGCGCCTGTCGCCCCAGGAGCAAGCCATCGGCTGGGCCGGCATTGCGCACGCCGCCTCCCTCGCCCTTTCCCCGGAAGCCTACGATTACTGGCGCAAGAGCGCCGGCGCCCCGCTCACGGCCGAACAGATTCAGTGGAAAGCCCGGATCGCGCTGCGCCGCGCCGACTGGAAGACCGTCAAGGCCACCATCGAAGCGATGCCGGCTCCGCTGCGCGCCCAACCCGGCTGGACTTACTGGCTGGGCCGCGCCCTGCAGGCCGAACACGGCGAGCACGAAGCGGCCGTCGCCCTGTACCAGCGCATCGCCGACCAGAACAGTTTTTACGGCCAGCTGGCGCTGGAAGAGCTGGGCCAGCTCATTTCGATCCCGCCGCCCGGCCCCGCCCTCACGCCCGAGGAAATGGCGCCCATGGCCAGCAACCCCGGCCTGCGCCGCGCGCTCAAGTTCTTCAGCATGCGCCTGCGCCCCGAGGGCACGCGCGAATGGAACTGGGAGCTGCGCAAGTTCAGCGAACGCGAACTGCTGGCCGCGGCCGAATTCGCGCGCATGAACCAGATCCTCGACCGCATGGTCAACACCTCGGACCGCACCCGCACCCAGTTCGACTACACCCAGCGCTTCCCGACGCCGCACAACGACATCCTGCACCCGACCGCGCAGCAGCTCGGCCTGGACCGGGCCTGGGTGTATGGCCTGATCCGCCAGGAATCGCGCTTCATCATGGATGCCCAGTCGACCGTGGGCGCCTCCGGCCTGATGCAGGTGATGCCGTCCACCGGCACCTACGTGGCGCGCAAGATCGGCCTGGGCGACTACGTCAAGAACAAGCTGACCGACGTGCGCACCAACATCCTGCTCGGGGCAAATTACATGAGCATGGTGCTGGCCAATGCCGACGGCTCGCAGACCCTGGCCACGGCCGCCTACAACGCCGGACCGGGACGCATGCGCAACTGGCGCTCCAAGCTTGACGAGCCGATGGAAGGGGCCATCTTCGCCGAGTCGATCCCGTACATGGAAACCCGCATCTACGTCAAGAACGTGATGTCCAACGCGACCAACTATGCCGCGATGTTCGAAAACAAGCCGCAGTCGCTCAAGGCGCGCCTTGGCAAAATCACGCCGCGCAGCGCCCAGGGCAACGACCTGCCCTGATGCGCCAGCGCGGCGCCGTCATTGATGGAGCGTGCACGATGAAAGACATGACTGTAGTGGTGTTCGGCGGCTCGGGCTTCATCGGCAGCCACCTGGTGGCGCGCCTGTCGCAGGAAGGCGCGCGCGTGATCGTGCCGACCCGCCGCCCGCAACGCGCCAGGCACCTGATCTTCTTGCCGCGCGTGGATGTCGTGAGCGCCAATGCCGGCGACGACGCCACCCTGCGCCG
Protein-coding regions in this window:
- a CDS encoding lytic transglycosylase domain-containing protein, which gives rise to MESRILMYLPKLFAVAIVAAACLIPAYAQAPVPPYDPRADDDTFLLLREAARQDDAAKANAYASRLQNYPIPAYVDYYRLKTRMRVASSDEFRDFLTRYQGLAIADRLRNDWLLELGRARDWANFDQQLPLFVLNDDTQVKCYALMSRVARGDKVADDARALLANPPGYGDACGALISSLAQSGQFDANDLLAQLRLAGETRATGPARRIAALLGVSELRASQAVDLPALAMARGIGDTRADHEVYLMALARMARTSQKLAVVALEKNAPRLSPQEQAIGWAGIAHAASLALSPEAYDYWRKSAGAPLTAEQIQWKARIALRRADWKTVKATIEAMPAPLRAQPGWTYWLGRALQAEHGEHEAAVALYQRIADQNSFYGQLALEELGQLISIPPPGPALTPEEMAPMASNPGLRRALKFFSMRLRPEGTREWNWELRKFSERELLAAAEFARMNQILDRMVNTSDRTRTQFDYTQRFPTPHNDILHPTAQQLGLDRAWVYGLIRQESRFIMDAQSTVGASGLMQVMPSTGTYVARKIGLGDYVKNKLTDVRTNILLGANYMSMVLANADGSQTLATAAYNAGPGRMRNWRSKLDEPMEGAIFAESIPYMETRIYVKNVMSNATNYAAMFENKPQSLKARLGKITPRSAQGNDLP